Proteins from one Bacteroidota bacterium genomic window:
- a CDS encoding PorV/PorQ family protein — protein sequence MKNLVYRSTLLGLMSLFCAVSVMGQAQQIPEEDLEKRAQTGMKFLQMSVDARAAGQGSAVTAVEGYASAMFYNPAGLAKLQSPLSVSLGQTQWFADITYNYGGVAFAPAGGAFGVFGAFVMAVDYGQFLGTIRAENEAGFIDTGNYSPSALSAGFSYAKSLSDRFAVGANIKYVYQDLTESTISATETQGNSQSTVAVDFGVLYNTGFRSLNFAMSARNFSSEVTYEQEAFELPLTFTIGVSMDMLDLTDYNTDMHSFVLSIDAERPRDFYEHLNIGGEYILANTLALRAGYAFPTDEEGINLGVGLQRDLGGLGFSANYSYTDFGILGNINRIGLNLSF from the coding sequence ATGAAAAATTTAGTTTATCGATCGACGCTGCTTGGTCTCATGAGCCTGTTTTGCGCGGTCTCTGTGATGGGCCAGGCGCAGCAGATTCCAGAAGAGGACCTGGAAAAACGCGCCCAGACCGGGATGAAGTTTCTCCAGATGTCGGTAGATGCGCGCGCAGCTGGACAGGGTAGTGCTGTTACTGCTGTTGAAGGCTATGCGTCAGCCATGTTCTACAACCCGGCCGGCCTCGCCAAGCTGCAAAGTCCCCTGAGTGTTTCACTCGGTCAGACCCAGTGGTTTGCTGATATCACCTACAATTACGGTGGTGTTGCTTTCGCCCCTGCTGGTGGCGCCTTTGGTGTCTTCGGTGCTTTTGTTATGGCTGTAGACTATGGCCAATTCCTCGGTACCATTCGCGCTGAGAATGAAGCTGGTTTTATCGATACCGGTAATTACAGCCCGTCTGCATTATCTGCTGGTTTCAGCTACGCGAAGTCACTGAGTGATCGGTTTGCGGTTGGTGCTAACATCAAGTACGTATACCAGGACCTGACCGAGAGCACCATCTCGGCTACAGAGACACAAGGCAACAGCCAGAGTACAGTTGCTGTTGACTTCGGCGTATTGTACAACACGGGTTTCAGAAGCCTAAACTTCGCCATGAGTGCGCGTAACTTCTCTAGTGAAGTTACCTACGAGCAAGAAGCTTTTGAATTGCCGCTTACGTTTACGATTGGTGTCTCTATGGACATGCTCGACCTCACCGATTACAATACAGACATGCACTCCTTCGTGCTGTCCATTGATGCTGAGCGTCCGCGTGATTTCTACGAGCACCTGAACATTGGTGGCGAGTATATCCTTGCAAATACGCTCGCACTCCGTGCCGGATATGCCTTCCCAACAGACGAAGAAGGTATCAACCTTGGTGTAGGACTCCAGCGTGATCTGGGTGGACTTGGCTTTAGTGCCAACTACTCTTATACCGATTTTGGTATCCTTGGTAACATCAACCGGATCGGCTTGAATCTCTCCTTCTAG